A genomic region of Kribbella sp. NBC_00382 contains the following coding sequences:
- a CDS encoding glycosyltransferase family 4 protein, which produces MTVLVVTNDFPPRQGGIETFVRSLCSELPDLVVLTSRMPGAASYDAGLPFPVVRDRTSMLLPTARVTRSAVRVMREYGADRVVFGAAAPLGLMGPALRRAGARRIVALTHGHETWWAGTPGARQALRRIGDAADTMTSVSGWCEEQIAPALSVDAAARMRRLTPGVDTSRFFPGCGGEQVRKGLGLEDVPVVVCVSRLVARKGQDTLIQAWPRVLADVPDAVLLLVGGGPDRDRLEDLARQTGVAHAVRFTGAVPWEDIPPYVDAADIFAMPCRTRRFGLEPEALGIVTLEASATGKPVLVGDSGGAPDTVRHGQTGYLVDPYNPVATAVRITELLTNPARAKAMGEAGREWVRETWTWSGSGLLLRELLDLR; this is translated from the coding sequence GTGACGGTTCTCGTTGTCACCAACGACTTCCCGCCACGGCAGGGTGGGATCGAGACGTTCGTCCGGTCGTTGTGCTCGGAGTTGCCCGACCTGGTGGTGCTGACTTCGCGGATGCCGGGTGCCGCGTCGTATGACGCTGGGCTGCCGTTTCCGGTGGTCCGCGATCGGACGTCGATGTTGTTGCCGACGGCCCGCGTGACGCGGAGCGCGGTACGGGTGATGCGGGAGTACGGGGCTGATCGGGTCGTGTTCGGTGCCGCGGCACCGCTCGGGTTGATGGGGCCGGCGCTGCGGAGGGCGGGTGCGCGGCGGATCGTCGCGCTCACTCACGGGCACGAGACGTGGTGGGCCGGTACGCCGGGAGCGCGCCAGGCACTCCGACGAATCGGGGATGCGGCCGACACGATGACGTCGGTCTCGGGCTGGTGCGAGGAGCAGATCGCGCCGGCCCTCTCCGTCGATGCCGCTGCCCGGATGCGGCGGCTGACGCCCGGCGTCGACACGTCGAGGTTCTTCCCCGGCTGCGGGGGAGAGCAGGTCCGCAAGGGTCTCGGCCTGGAGGATGTCCCGGTCGTGGTGTGCGTCTCGCGGTTGGTCGCGCGCAAAGGCCAGGACACGCTGATCCAAGCCTGGCCCCGCGTACTCGCCGATGTCCCCGATGCCGTCCTACTCCTCGTCGGCGGCGGCCCCGACCGAGACCGCCTCGAAGACCTGGCCCGGCAGACCGGCGTGGCGCACGCTGTCCGCTTCACCGGCGCAGTCCCGTGGGAGGACATCCCGCCGTACGTCGATGCCGCCGACATCTTCGCAATGCCCTGCAGAACAAGGCGTTTCGGCCTAGAACCAGAGGCCCTCGGCATAGTCACCCTAGAAGCCTCCGCCACCGGCAAACCAGTCCTAGTAGGCGACTCCGGCGGAGCCCCCGACACAGTCCGCCACGGCCAAACCGGCTACCTGGTCGACCCCTACAACCCGGTAGCCACCGCAGTCCGCATCACCGAACTCCTCACCAACCCCGCCCGCGCGAAAGCAATGGGCGAGGCCGGCCGCGAATGGGTGCGGGAGACGTGGACCTGGTCGGGGTCCGGCCTGCTGCTGAGAGAGCTGCTGGACCTCCGCTAA
- a CDS encoding alanine--tRNA ligase-related protein has product MTIDKTFIDFFRRNGHIPTTGSSLIPRPGDPVLFTTSGMHPLTPYLEGDPHPLGRRLVGVQRCLRTTDLDEVGDPTHLTVFEMLGSWSLGDYGTEQTLRWGFDLLTEGFKISKDRLYVTVFGGDDQVPLDQESLTTWQDLGLPIELTTDDNWWSNGPTGPCGPDSEIFVWTGDGDPEGTPTTDDRWVEVWNHVMMRYRRLDNHELQPLSQQNIDTGLGLERLTMLLEGKRSVYETTLFEPWTRIIPQLWKLDETDERIVIDHLRSSMVIIGDGVHPSNTGRGYVLRRLIRRVLTLLWRSDDSRTLSDLPMELFEHTGEHFHQGEVLTLVRRILIDEEIRFSNLLERGRRILSHERFQKTLDDSDFDYLHETHGLPRDLVLQLVA; this is encoded by the coding sequence ATGACCATCGACAAGACCTTCATCGACTTCTTCCGGCGCAACGGGCACATCCCCACCACGGGGTCCTCGCTGATTCCGCGCCCCGGCGACCCCGTGCTGTTCACGACCTCGGGCATGCATCCGCTCACGCCGTACCTGGAAGGCGATCCGCATCCACTCGGACGACGACTGGTCGGCGTGCAGCGATGTCTGCGGACGACCGACCTCGACGAGGTGGGTGATCCGACCCACCTGACCGTGTTCGAGATGCTCGGCTCCTGGTCGCTCGGCGACTACGGCACCGAGCAGACGCTGCGCTGGGGATTCGACCTGCTGACCGAAGGCTTCAAGATCAGCAAGGACCGCCTGTACGTGACGGTGTTCGGCGGCGACGACCAGGTCCCGCTCGACCAGGAATCACTCACTACCTGGCAGGACCTCGGCCTGCCGATCGAGCTGACCACCGACGACAACTGGTGGTCGAACGGCCCGACCGGACCCTGCGGCCCCGACTCGGAGATCTTCGTCTGGACCGGAGACGGCGACCCGGAGGGCACCCCGACCACCGACGACCGCTGGGTCGAGGTGTGGAACCACGTGATGATGCGGTACCGCCGCCTCGACAACCACGAGCTGCAGCCGCTGAGCCAGCAGAACATCGACACCGGCCTCGGCCTCGAGCGCCTGACCATGCTGCTGGAGGGCAAGAGGTCGGTCTACGAGACAACCCTGTTCGAGCCGTGGACGCGGATCATCCCTCAGCTGTGGAAGCTAGACGAGACCGACGAGCGGATCGTCATCGACCACCTGCGGTCGAGCATGGTGATCATCGGCGATGGCGTGCACCCGTCGAACACCGGCCGTGGCTACGTGCTGCGCCGGCTGATCCGCCGCGTGCTCACCCTGCTCTGGCGCTCCGACGACAGCCGGACGCTGTCCGATCTGCCGATGGAGCTGTTCGAGCACACCGGCGAGCACTTCCACCAGGGCGAGGTGCTCACCCTGGTTCGGCGGATCCTGATCGACGAGGAGATCCGATTCAGCAACCTGCTCGAGCGCGGCCGCCGGATCCTCAGCCACGAACGCTTCCAGAAGACCCTCGACGACTCCGACTTCGACTACCTCCACGAGACCCACGGCTTGCCCCGCGATCTCGTGCTCCAGTTAGTTGCTTGA
- a CDS encoding carboxylesterase/lipase family protein — MDSIAVTSSGQLRGTTTDGITAYLGIPYAADPAGPKAFQAPEPPPAWDGVRDAITLGSTAPQPPYEPPYDVLLTNPLTAGPEFLNLNVWTPGGTGLPVLVWFHGGAFRNGSNAIPAYDGTAFARDGVILVGVNYRLGVQGFGVLKDAPSNRGLLDQVAALRWVQENIAAFGGDSGRVTIAGQSAGGMSVATLMSMPSATGLFQQAIVQSGSATATALAADGAVITAEVAKRLGVDSTAAGFTSVAIEELLAAQRVVAAELRQNPDPARWGATVVSAGGGIMPFFPVIDDSVPTRPLDAIAAGSAAGVDLLIGTTTEEMRLFSIPSGMAAAITAEALPVLLSRLGIDPAIAAVYAANRPDESPGEVFSAVVSDGFFSLPTLQLALAQRAHATAYLYEFDWQSALDGLHACHALELPFVFDTLATATSPLYGAEPPQSVADSMHAAWVSFATTGRPGWSAYETTTRPVMTFGLPTRLVENPRAAELALWISSN; from the coding sequence ATGGACTCCATCGCGGTGACATCGTCGGGGCAGCTCCGGGGCACGACCACTGACGGGATCACCGCCTATTTAGGCATCCCGTACGCCGCCGACCCGGCTGGCCCGAAGGCCTTCCAGGCACCCGAGCCGCCGCCAGCCTGGGACGGAGTACGGGATGCGATCACACTGGGGTCGACCGCACCGCAGCCGCCGTACGAGCCCCCGTACGACGTACTGCTGACGAACCCCCTGACGGCAGGACCGGAGTTCCTCAACCTCAACGTGTGGACGCCAGGCGGGACCGGATTGCCGGTGCTCGTCTGGTTCCACGGCGGCGCCTTCCGCAACGGGTCCAATGCGATTCCGGCGTACGACGGAACCGCCTTCGCCCGTGATGGCGTGATCCTGGTGGGGGTCAACTACCGGCTCGGCGTACAGGGCTTCGGGGTGCTGAAGGATGCCCCGAGCAACCGTGGGCTGCTCGATCAGGTGGCGGCCCTGCGGTGGGTGCAGGAGAACATCGCGGCGTTCGGCGGCGACTCGGGACGCGTGACGATCGCCGGTCAGTCGGCGGGTGGGATGAGTGTCGCCACGCTGATGTCGATGCCGTCGGCGACCGGTCTGTTCCAGCAGGCGATCGTGCAGAGTGGTTCGGCGACTGCGACGGCGCTCGCTGCGGATGGCGCCGTGATCACCGCGGAGGTGGCGAAGCGGCTCGGGGTGGATTCGACTGCGGCCGGGTTCACCTCGGTGGCGATCGAGGAGCTGCTCGCCGCGCAACGCGTGGTGGCGGCGGAGCTGCGGCAGAACCCGGATCCGGCGCGCTGGGGTGCGACCGTGGTCAGCGCGGGTGGCGGGATCATGCCGTTCTTCCCGGTGATCGACGACTCAGTACCAACGCGGCCGCTGGACGCGATCGCGGCCGGCTCCGCAGCCGGGGTCGATCTGTTGATCGGTACGACGACGGAGGAGATGCGGCTCTTCTCGATTCCGTCCGGGATGGCAGCCGCGATCACCGCCGAGGCGTTGCCGGTGCTGCTCAGCCGGTTGGGGATCGATCCGGCGATCGCGGCGGTATACGCGGCGAACCGGCCTGATGAGTCGCCCGGTGAGGTCTTCAGCGCGGTGGTCAGCGACGGGTTCTTCAGCTTGCCGACGCTCCAGCTCGCGCTAGCCCAGCGCGCGCATGCGACGGCGTACCTGTACGAGTTCGACTGGCAGTCGGCGCTCGATGGGCTGCACGCGTGCCATGCGCTTGAGTTGCCGTTCGTGTTCGACACGTTGGCGACGGCGACCTCTCCCCTGTACGGCGCTGAGCCGCCGCAGTCAGTTGCCGACTCGATGCATGCCGCGTGGGTGTCCTTTGCGACGACGGGCCGGCCGGGCTGGTCGGCGTACGAGACGACCACCCGGCCGGTGATGACGTTCGGCCTCCCCACCCGACTGGTGGAGAACCCGCGGGCTGCTGAGCTGGCGCTCTGGATTTCAAGCAACTAA
- a CDS encoding EamA family transporter encodes MAHDAARTKSVGLGFAVFSAITFGGSGPFAKALIEAGMSPEQAAWIRILGATVILVPLVLIFRGSAGVAAARRSWPQLVLYGLTGIAGCQTLFFVAASRLPVGIALLLEFSGPLLVVGWLKFGRKVAVPRSAVLGVAIALVGLATVVEIWSGLKLDLIGLLAGLGAAACQATYFILIDKLTGIADPLVMTAAGSVVGSIALTVVAVPWTIPWHTLTDTIAIGDRSAPGWIFAAWLIVVSTVVAYLAGAAAVQRLSAAIGGAVAYLEVVAASIFALILLNETLTTNQIIGGAIVLLGAFVAQSSVGKVAPPEVPPAGDDDLYGLHRGDIVGAAPGHDH; translated from the coding sequence ATGGCACACGACGCTGCGCGGACCAAGTCCGTCGGACTGGGTTTCGCCGTGTTCTCGGCGATCACGTTCGGCGGATCGGGGCCGTTCGCGAAGGCGCTGATCGAGGCCGGGATGTCGCCTGAACAGGCGGCCTGGATCCGGATTCTCGGCGCGACCGTCATCCTCGTCCCGCTGGTACTGATCTTCCGCGGCAGCGCCGGCGTTGCGGCCGCGCGACGCTCCTGGCCGCAGCTCGTTCTCTACGGCCTGACCGGGATCGCCGGCTGCCAGACCCTGTTCTTCGTCGCTGCCAGCAGGCTCCCAGTCGGGATCGCCTTGTTGCTGGAGTTCTCCGGCCCGCTGCTCGTGGTCGGCTGGCTCAAGTTCGGCCGCAAGGTCGCCGTACCGCGCTCGGCCGTACTGGGCGTCGCGATCGCGCTCGTCGGCCTGGCGACAGTCGTCGAGATCTGGTCCGGCCTCAAGCTCGACCTGATCGGCCTGCTCGCCGGACTCGGCGCGGCCGCCTGCCAGGCGACGTACTTCATCCTGATCGACAAGCTCACCGGCATCGCCGACCCGCTCGTGATGACGGCGGCCGGCAGTGTCGTCGGCTCGATCGCGCTGACCGTCGTGGCAGTGCCGTGGACGATCCCGTGGCACACCCTCACCGACACGATCGCGATCGGCGACCGGTCCGCACCGGGCTGGATCTTCGCGGCCTGGCTGATCGTGGTCAGCACAGTCGTCGCCTACCTGGCCGGCGCTGCGGCGGTACAGCGGCTGTCGGCGGCGATCGGCGGCGCGGTCGCGTACCTCGAGGTAGTGGCGGCGAGCATCTTCGCCTTGATTCTGCTCAACGAGACGCTCACCACCAACCAGATCATCGGTGGCGCGATCGTGCTGCTCGGCGCCTTCGTCGCGCAGTCGTCAGTGGGCAAGGTCGCACCGCCGGAGGTACCGCCGGCAGGGGATGATGACCTGTATGGACTCCATCGCGGTGACATCGTCGGGGCAGCTCCGGGGCACGACCACTGA
- a CDS encoding ArsR/SmtB family transcription factor: MRVLNLHRYRPLYSPWVEGKAELAAGLELGLLRAVQPRFGFTPDFLTPPPRASRAKFSTEIARVRSTPLERVRQELIWSRDGQNNPGAPEIEKMLSDLSGTRERMADQIESAWETLIRPDWAMISRVLDDDIAHRGAQLTSGGLAKLFDDLHPTLTWQDGQLVASRYNSPDHELTGEGLLLIPGAFAWPFLVVVTADGYQPTLVYPARGSARLWSDAPAPPDPLATLLGRTRATLLVALDPPATTTALAAQYGLALATVAEHLSALHAAGLATRRRTGHQVHYRRTEVGQAVVDASIG; encoded by the coding sequence GTGCGGGTGCTGAATCTGCATCGGTATCGGCCGTTGTACTCGCCTTGGGTGGAGGGTAAGGCGGAGTTGGCGGCTGGCCTTGAATTGGGGTTGTTGCGGGCGGTCCAGCCTCGGTTCGGGTTTACGCCTGACTTTTTGACGCCGCCACCGCGGGCTTCGCGGGCCAAGTTCTCGACGGAGATCGCGCGGGTTCGGAGTACGCCGCTGGAGCGGGTGCGGCAGGAGCTGATCTGGTCGCGGGACGGGCAGAACAACCCCGGTGCTCCGGAGATCGAGAAAATGCTCTCTGATCTCTCGGGAACGCGAGAGCGGATGGCGGATCAGATCGAGAGCGCGTGGGAGACGCTGATCCGGCCGGACTGGGCGATGATCAGCCGCGTGCTCGACGACGACATCGCGCACCGCGGCGCGCAACTGACCTCGGGCGGGCTGGCGAAGCTCTTCGACGATCTCCATCCGACGCTCACCTGGCAGGACGGCCAACTGGTTGCCTCCCGCTACAACTCCCCCGATCACGAGTTGACCGGCGAGGGTCTCCTGCTCATCCCCGGCGCCTTCGCCTGGCCATTCCTTGTCGTCGTCACCGCAGACGGTTATCAGCCAACTCTCGTGTACCCGGCCCGCGGCTCCGCTCGCCTCTGGTCCGACGCGCCGGCCCCACCCGATCCGCTCGCAACCTTGCTCGGCCGCACCCGCGCCACCCTGCTGGTCGCACTCGATCCGCCGGCGACGACCACCGCGTTAGCGGCGCAGTACGGGCTCGCCCTGGCGACAGTTGCCGAGCACCTGTCCGCCCTCCACGCAGCCGGGCTGGCGACTCGGCGGCGTACGGGGCATCAGGTGCACTATCGGCGTACCGAGGTCGGGCAAGCCGTGGTCGATGCGTCCATCGGGTGA
- a CDS encoding MFS transporter, with product MSTTSSGVGYRAVLRVPGLTSVFVAHAVSMAGTVAAQVALSILVFERTGSPLLSALVLVCSFLPYALGGIALSSVSDRFPARRVLVCCDLVSAACIAGMLVPGLPVGALLGLLLLTGVVAPVFAGARAGSLAQLLDAELFPVGRSLLRAIAQVTVLAGFAVGAVAVAAVGPTWLLALDVVTFVASAALIGFGTPYTPAVGRTGNTVQDSLTGLRYLWGNIPLRRLILLSWVVPAFSSMPDGLAVAYTAQTGAATTAAGALFAGYSVGGILGELAAARLTPDTRRRLVIPLILLSQTPAIAFIAEPSVPIAAVLLAISGSGYAFNQGIDPLILNATGTEYRGRLFTVQTSGLMAIQGVSIALAGAIGTVLRPNLTICLAGLIGTTVTLLLARRALS from the coding sequence GTGAGTACAACTTCTTCGGGCGTTGGGTATCGCGCTGTGCTGCGTGTGCCCGGGCTGACCAGCGTCTTCGTTGCCCATGCCGTGTCCATGGCCGGTACGGTGGCCGCGCAAGTCGCGCTTTCCATCCTGGTGTTCGAGCGGACGGGGTCGCCGCTGTTGTCGGCGCTCGTTCTGGTCTGCTCGTTCCTGCCGTATGCGCTCGGTGGGATCGCGCTCTCTTCGGTGTCTGATCGGTTTCCGGCGCGGCGGGTGTTGGTTTGCTGTGATCTGGTGAGTGCTGCTTGCATCGCGGGGATGTTGGTTCCGGGGCTGCCGGTGGGCGCTCTCCTGGGGCTTTTGTTGCTGACGGGGGTTGTGGCGCCGGTGTTTGCGGGGGCTCGGGCGGGGAGTTTGGCGCAGTTGCTGGATGCGGAGTTGTTTCCGGTGGGGCGGTCGTTGCTTAGGGCAATTGCTCAGGTGACGGTGCTGGCCGGGTTCGCGGTGGGGGCGGTGGCGGTTGCGGCGGTGGGGCCGACTTGGTTGCTGGCGCTTGATGTGGTGACGTTCGTGGCATCGGCGGCGCTGATCGGGTTCGGTACGCCGTACACGCCGGCGGTTGGGCGTACCGGGAACACCGTGCAGGACTCGCTGACTGGGTTGAGGTACCTGTGGGGCAACATCCCGTTGCGTCGGTTGATCCTGCTGTCGTGGGTGGTGCCGGCGTTTTCGTCGATGCCTGATGGGCTTGCCGTCGCCTACACGGCGCAGACAGGGGCGGCGACGACGGCCGCGGGAGCGCTCTTCGCCGGGTACTCCGTCGGAGGCATCCTCGGCGAGCTCGCCGCAGCCCGCCTCACGCCAGACACCCGCCGGCGACTAGTGATCCCGCTCATCCTGCTCAGCCAGACTCCAGCGATCGCCTTCATCGCCGAGCCGTCCGTCCCGATCGCCGCCGTCCTCCTGGCGATCTCGGGCAGCGGCTACGCGTTCAACCAGGGGATCGATCCGCTCATCCTCAACGCCACCGGTACGGAGTACCGGGGCCGCCTTTTCACCGTACAGACAAGCGGCCTGATGGCGATCCAAGGCGTAAGCATCGCCCTGGCCGGCGCGATCGGCACGGTACTTCGTCCGAACCTCACCATCTGCCTAGCCGGCCTCATCGGCACCACCGTCACCTTGCTCCTGGCCAGAAGAGCGCTGAGCTAG
- a CDS encoding DinB family protein gives MPFVEGELNRRFPGRALRRAGDPEGLRAAWAALERVWEGTLERAAGMPAGTVDVSVDGEWSFAQTLRHLVMATDVWLRRAILGVERPFHPIGQPNAEYETDGNDMSVFATGQPSYDEVLRVRAERVGMVRAFIDGVTAEELATVRANPHAPEYPESTLSCLHTIVEEEWEHHRYAVRDLDAIEGK, from the coding sequence GTGCCGTTTGTGGAGGGTGAGTTGAATCGGCGGTTTCCCGGGCGGGCGTTGCGGCGGGCGGGGGATCCTGAGGGGTTGCGGGCGGCTTGGGCGGCGCTGGAGCGGGTGTGGGAGGGAACGCTTGAGCGGGCTGCGGGGATGCCGGCGGGGACGGTTGACGTCTCGGTTGATGGGGAGTGGTCGTTCGCGCAGACGTTGCGGCATTTGGTGATGGCGACTGATGTTTGGTTGCGGCGGGCGATTCTGGGGGTCGAGCGGCCGTTTCATCCGATCGGGCAGCCGAATGCGGAGTACGAGACCGATGGGAACGACATGTCGGTCTTCGCGACGGGTCAGCCGTCGTACGACGAGGTGCTGCGGGTCCGCGCCGAGCGGGTGGGGATGGTGCGGGCGTTCATCGACGGTGTCACCGCTGAGGAGCTGGCGACGGTCCGGGCGAATCCGCATGCGCCTGAATATCCCGAGAGCACGTTGTCGTGTTTGCACACCATTGTGGAAGAGGAGTGGGAACACCACCGCTACGCGGTGCGCGATCTGGACGCCATCGAGGGGAAGTAG
- a CDS encoding PepSY-associated TM helix domain-containing protein translates to MPARRAVVRSDPAGPPDRGFLEKQMQRSGDVATKVGSAPERRTAGARGAGLFRAFWRWHFYASFLVIPVVLVLAVTGLIYLFRFQIEPALHADLMKVQQPAGLRAQQYDTQLAEVKKAFPDATVLSMTEPSGPDRSTVFSVETADGATEDVFVDPYQGQVLGSLDPDSTLSGGAILLHGELMAGRWGDAVIEIGACWALVMAITGYYLFVRGRVARARRRTAEAAGAVLRSRHALTGSVLGIGLLFLIVSGLPWTGVWGAKVQQIATSQGSSMWGEDPGALSNPTSTLDESLPHSHAVPWALGESKVPKSDPNQDRRSVATIDTAVVVGVQNGLARPLTIALPAGEEGVYSVIGYAFRNPAKERTLHVDQFGGQVVSTYGYQDYPLLAKTVAQGIALHEGRRLGTANMVLTTAFCLGVIFMCVSGPLMWWRRRPKAAGAVGAPRGRLPLKATPVLAILVVALALFLPMFGITLLLALLLDQLVIRRTPRLRAWFNTTD, encoded by the coding sequence ATGCCTGCCCGGCGGGCCGTAGTGCGATCGGATCCGGCCGGACCGCCGGATCGTGGATTCCTGGAGAAGCAGATGCAACGTAGTGGTGATGTGGCAACAAAGGTCGGTAGCGCGCCGGAGAGGCGAACTGCCGGCGCCAGGGGAGCCGGGCTGTTCCGGGCCTTCTGGCGATGGCATTTCTATGCGAGTTTTCTGGTCATCCCGGTGGTGCTGGTGCTGGCGGTGACCGGTTTGATCTACCTGTTCCGGTTCCAGATCGAGCCGGCTCTGCATGCCGATCTGATGAAGGTGCAGCAGCCGGCCGGATTGCGGGCGCAGCAGTACGACACTCAGCTGGCTGAGGTGAAGAAGGCGTTTCCGGATGCGACCGTGCTGTCGATGACCGAGCCGTCCGGCCCCGATCGGTCGACCGTCTTCTCGGTGGAGACCGCGGACGGCGCCACCGAGGACGTGTTCGTTGATCCGTACCAGGGTCAGGTACTGGGGTCGCTGGATCCGGACTCGACGCTGTCGGGTGGTGCGATCCTGCTGCACGGCGAGTTGATGGCCGGTCGCTGGGGTGACGCGGTCATCGAGATCGGTGCCTGCTGGGCGCTGGTGATGGCGATCACCGGGTACTACCTGTTCGTCCGTGGGAGGGTCGCTCGGGCGCGGCGACGGACGGCCGAAGCCGCGGGCGCCGTACTCCGGTCGCGGCACGCGCTGACCGGGTCGGTGCTGGGAATCGGCCTGCTGTTCCTGATCGTGTCGGGCCTGCCGTGGACAGGAGTCTGGGGCGCGAAGGTGCAGCAGATCGCCACCAGCCAGGGCAGCTCCATGTGGGGCGAGGATCCTGGCGCGCTGTCGAATCCGACGTCGACCCTGGACGAGTCGCTACCGCACAGTCACGCGGTGCCCTGGGCGCTGGGGGAGTCGAAGGTACCGAAATCGGATCCGAACCAGGACCGTCGTTCGGTGGCCACCATCGACACCGCGGTGGTCGTTGGCGTCCAGAACGGTCTGGCGCGGCCGCTGACGATCGCGCTGCCCGCGGGCGAGGAGGGCGTGTACTCCGTGATCGGATACGCCTTCCGGAACCCGGCCAAGGAGCGGACGCTGCACGTCGACCAGTTCGGTGGGCAGGTGGTCTCGACGTACGGCTACCAGGACTACCCCTTGCTGGCCAAGACGGTCGCCCAAGGGATCGCGCTGCACGAGGGCCGGCGACTGGGCACCGCGAACATGGTTCTCACCACGGCGTTCTGCCTTGGGGTGATCTTCATGTGCGTCTCCGGCCCGCTGATGTGGTGGCGCCGTCGCCCGAAAGCGGCCGGGGCTGTCGGTGCGCCGCGGGGCCGGCTGCCCTTGAAGGCGACGCCGGTGCTCGCAATCCTCGTGGTCGCGCTGGCGTTGTTCCTGCCGATGTTCGGGATCACGCTGCTACTCGCCCTGCTGCTCGACCAGTTGGTGATCCGGCGAACCCCGAGACTGCGCGCCTGGTTCAACACCACCGACTGA
- a CDS encoding VOC family protein, with amino-acid sequence MFRGFATISFYADDLAAARDWYAELLGQEAYFQFPPAPAPPAYFEFRIGDDEDELGFIDRKYAPPGASNTPGGAVMHWHVDDLPATLEKLLAMGAKEYTPITTHGDSTFTTASVIDPFGNVLGIMHNPHYVEILEARQSSTRP; translated from the coding sequence ATGTTCCGAGGATTCGCCACCATCAGCTTCTATGCCGACGACCTCGCCGCCGCGCGCGACTGGTACGCCGAACTACTCGGCCAGGAGGCGTACTTCCAGTTCCCGCCCGCTCCCGCCCCGCCCGCGTACTTCGAGTTCCGCATCGGCGACGACGAGGACGAACTCGGCTTCATCGACCGCAAGTACGCCCCTCCCGGCGCCTCCAACACCCCCGGCGGCGCCGTCATGCACTGGCACGTGGACGACCTGCCCGCCACCCTCGAAAAGCTCCTCGCCATGGGCGCCAAGGAATACACCCCCATCACCACCCACGGCGACAGCACCTTCACCACCGCCTCGGTGATAGACCCCTTCGGCAACGTCCTGGGCATCATGCACAACCCCCACTACGTGGAAATCCTCGAGGCCCGCCAGTCCAGCACCCGCCCCTGA
- a CDS encoding nuclear transport factor 2 family protein — MTTPLETVLAYFEAWTGHDFDRAMTYLADDLVCHAPAGRLEGAEAFRAFMEPFSRILVKAELLGSYGDDTTAMLMYGTSTHPVADAPGAELHTVRDGKITELRIIFDRLPFEQARAAANT; from the coding sequence ATGACAACACCACTGGAGACCGTCCTCGCCTATTTCGAGGCCTGGACCGGCCATGACTTCGACCGGGCGATGACCTACCTCGCCGACGACCTCGTCTGTCACGCACCGGCCGGACGGCTGGAGGGCGCCGAGGCGTTCCGCGCCTTCATGGAGCCGTTCTCGCGGATCCTGGTCAAGGCGGAGCTGCTGGGTTCGTACGGCGACGACACGACCGCGATGCTGATGTACGGCACCAGCACCCACCCGGTCGCCGACGCCCCCGGCGCCGAACTCCACACCGTCCGGGACGGCAAGATCACCGAACTCCGCATCATCTTCGACCGCCTCCCCTTCGAACAGGCCCGCGCGGCGGCGAACACCTAG
- a CDS encoding RNA polymerase subunit sigma-70, with translation MQSFEELTSRYHRELHLHCYRMLGSTTDADDVLQEILLAAWRGLPDFEERSSPRTWLYKIATNRCLNAIRDSKRRPLPEPLPPFEPPEPTRRGDVTWLQPYPDDHLEDLLVKREHIELAFITALQRMPPRQAAALILVDVLDFTTAEVADLLDTTPTAIKGALQRARASLHSPPPPRDAETERDVAKRFAEAFMADDIETITTLLTDDAWLAMPPAPHEYVGPPAIAAFLQASAAARTGWTPLLEPIGENMHPAFTLLFVNKSGRRYTGYLVLTVSGDRISTITRFIDRSWPDLA, from the coding sequence ATGCAGAGCTTCGAGGAGCTGACTTCGCGGTACCACCGTGAGCTGCACCTGCACTGCTACCGGATGCTCGGGTCGACCACCGACGCCGACGACGTACTCCAAGAGATCTTGCTGGCCGCCTGGCGAGGGCTGCCCGACTTCGAAGAACGCTCGTCACCGCGCACCTGGCTGTACAAGATCGCCACCAACCGCTGCCTCAACGCGATCCGCGACAGCAAGCGCCGCCCGCTGCCCGAGCCTCTGCCGCCGTTCGAGCCGCCGGAGCCGACCCGCCGCGGTGATGTCACCTGGCTCCAGCCTTACCCCGATGACCATCTGGAAGACCTGCTCGTCAAGCGCGAGCACATCGAGCTGGCCTTCATCACCGCACTCCAACGGATGCCCCCGCGCCAGGCCGCCGCCCTGATCCTGGTGGATGTTCTCGACTTCACGACCGCCGAAGTCGCCGACCTGCTGGACACCACACCGACAGCAATCAAAGGCGCACTCCAACGGGCTCGCGCGTCACTGCACAGCCCGCCCCCGCCGCGAGACGCCGAGACCGAACGGGACGTCGCCAAGCGCTTCGCCGAGGCCTTCATGGCCGATGACATCGAGACCATCACCACTCTGCTCACCGACGACGCCTGGCTGGCGATGCCACCGGCACCACACGAGTACGTCGGCCCGCCAGCGATAGCCGCCTTCCTCCAAGCCAGCGCCGCCGCCCGCACCGGCTGGACCCCATTGCTGGAACCCATCGGCGAGAACATGCACCCCGCCTTCACCCTCCTCTTCGTCAACAAGTCAGGCCGCCGGTACACGGGCTATCTCGTACTCACGGTCAGCGGCGATCGCATCAGCACCATCACCCGCTTCATCGACCGCTCTTGGCCCGACCTCGCATGA